The Blattabacterium cuenoti genome includes the window TTTTATCATTTTTTCATGAAAACATTTCAAGAATACGATTTTTTTGACGATAATATCATTCAAGCCATAGAAGATATTGGATTTAAATATCCAACACCAATACAAGAAAAAGTGATTCCTTTTTTATTGTCTTCAGAAAAAGATATTATAGCATTAGCCCAAACGGGTACAGGAAAAACAGCTGCTTTTGGACTTCCAATTATTCAAAAAATGAATTTGAAATACACTTTTCCTAAAGCTTTAATTTTATGCCCTACAAGAGAATTATGTATACAAATAACACGTGATCTTTGCCGGTTTTCGAAATTTTCATCATTTATAAAAATTGTTTCTTTATATGGAGGAGCAAACATTAATTCACAAATCCAATCTTTGAAAAAAAAAACTCATATTATAGTAGGAACTCCAGGAAGAATTATTGATTTAATAAAAAGAAAAAAATTATACTTTAATGAAATTCAATATTTAGTACTTGATGAAGCGGATGAAATGCTAAATATGGGATTTAAAGAAGAATTAGATTCTATAATAGAAAAATTACCAAAAAAAAGACAAAGTTTATTGTTTTCGGCAACAATGTCTAGATATATGAATGTTATAGCTCACAAATATTTAATAGATCCTGTAGAAATTGTAACGGGGAAAAAAAATATAGGTTCCGATGATGTAAAACACGTCTATTATATAATAGAAAAATTGAATAAAAAATATTTAGCTTTGAAAAGAATTTTGGATATAAATCCTGATATTTATAGTATTATATTTTGTGGAACTAAAAAAGAAACTAAAGAAATAGCCGAATTTTTAATCAAAGATGGTTATAATGCTGATGCTTTATATGGAGATCTTTCACAAGCACAACGTGAATCCGTTATGAACAGATTCAGAAATAAAAATTTACAATTTCTTGTAGCGACAGATGTCGCCGCTCGTGGATTAGATGTAAATAATATAACTCATGTTATTAATTACAATCTTCCAAAAGAAAGTGAAAGTTATGTCCATAGAAGTGGACGTACGGGAAGAGCTGGAAATACGGGTATTTCTGCTTGTATTATTCAAACCAAAGAAATTAGAAATTTAAAGGATTTTGAAAAAAAAATTGGAAAAAATTTTTACCGTGTTATGGTTCCTACTGGAGAAGAAATATGTGAAAAACAACTATTCTATTTTATAGAAAAAATAAAAAAAGTAGTCGTAAATGATAAATTGATGAAAAAATTTCTTCCTGAAATACAAAAAAATTTAGAATTCTTTGACAAAGAAGAATTAATAAAACGTTTTTCATGGATTGGATTTAATCACTTCATAAATTATTATAAAAATTCTAAAGATCTAAATCCTGTTTTTTATAAACAAAATTATAGTTCCTCGTACAAAAAAAAAAAAACTTTTTCAAAACTATTTTTAAATATAGGATATAAAGATAATCTAACAAAATTAGGATTAATAAACTTAATCAACCAATCAGTTGATAATTTAAATATTTATATTGGTCATATAAAAATTTTATCAAATTTTTCATTGTTTGAAGTAGAAAAACGTTATAGGAACAAAATATTAATAGGAATGAGCAGGATTAATCATTTAGGAAGACCTATTTCGATCGAAATAAAAAACTAGTTTCGTAATGGCAGGAAATATTTTTGGAAATTTGTTCAGAGTTAGTACTTTTGGAGAAAGTCATGGAATCGCATTAGGTGGAATTATTGATGGATGTCCAGCAGGAATAGAATTAAATTTTAAAGAAATTCAATATGAATTAAATAGAAGAAAACCTGGACAATCATCTATAGTAACTCAAAGAAATGAACCCGATAAAGTAATTTTTTTATCTGGAATTTTTGATAATAAAACGACAGGAACACCCATTGGATTTGTCATTTATAACAAAGATCATAAATCATATGATTACCATCATATTCGAGAAGTTTATCGTCCGTCACATTCAGATTTTACATATGAAAAAAAATATGGAATCAGAGATTACAGAGGAGGAGGACGTTCTTCTGCAAGAGAAACAACATGCCGAGTTGTAGCTGGTGCTATTGCTAAACAATTAATCAAAGATATTACAATTGCATCTTATGTTTCTTCTGTAGGTGATATATCTATAAATAAATCTTATAAAGAATTAGATTTGTCCAGAAAATCAATAGAAAAAAATCCTATAAGATGTCCCGATACGGATACTGCGGAAAAAATGATATCCAAAATTCAAGAAATAAAAAATAAAGGAGACACTATAGGAGGTATTATTACTTGTGTGATTAAAAACATTCCAATAGGAATTGGAGAACCTGTTTTTGAAAAATTACATGCTGAAATAGGAAAAGCTATGCTATCAATTAATGCTGTAAAAGGGTTTGAATATGGAAGTGGATTTGATGGAACTAAGATAACTGGTTCTCAACATAATGATTTATTTAAACAAGATGGAACAACCAAAACAAATTTATCAGGAGGTATACAAGGAGGAATTTCAAATGGAATGGATATTTATTTTAGAATAGCATTTAAACCTATAGCTACGATAATGCAAAAACAAAAAACTATAGATAAACATGGGAATGTTGTCCTTATGAAAGGAAAAGGAAGACATGATCCTTGTGTTTTACCTCGTGCTATTCCTATTGTTGAATCTATGACCGCTTTAGTTTTAGCAGATTATTGGATGTATACTAAATTATCTAAATATTCTTCAATAAAAAAAAATTGAATCAAAAACTTATCATTTTTATTGTAGGCCCTACTTGTGTAGGAAAAACTTCTCTTTCCTTATTTTTAGCTGAAAAATTTC containing:
- the aroC gene encoding chorismate synthase encodes the protein MAGNIFGNLFRVSTFGESHGIALGGIIDGCPAGIELNFKEIQYELNRRKPGQSSIVTQRNEPDKVIFLSGIFDNKTTGTPIGFVIYNKDHKSYDYHHIREVYRPSHSDFTYEKKYGIRDYRGGGRSSARETTCRVVAGAIAKQLIKDITIASYVSSVGDISINKSYKELDLSRKSIEKNPIRCPDTDTAEKMISKIQEIKNKGDTIGGIITCVIKNIPIGIGEPVFEKLHAEIGKAMLSINAVKGFEYGSGFDGTKITGSQHNDLFKQDGTTKTNLSGGIQGGISNGMDIYFRIAFKPIATIMQKQKTIDKHGNVVLMKGKGRHDPCVLPRAIPIVESMTALVLADYWMYTKLSKYSSIKKN
- a CDS encoding DEAD/DEAH box helicase, with product MKTFQEYDFFDDNIIQAIEDIGFKYPTPIQEKVIPFLLSSEKDIIALAQTGTGKTAAFGLPIIQKMNLKYTFPKALILCPTRELCIQITRDLCRFSKFSSFIKIVSLYGGANINSQIQSLKKKTHIIVGTPGRIIDLIKRKKLYFNEIQYLVLDEADEMLNMGFKEELDSIIEKLPKKRQSLLFSATMSRYMNVIAHKYLIDPVEIVTGKKNIGSDDVKHVYYIIEKLNKKYLALKRILDINPDIYSIIFCGTKKETKEIAEFLIKDGYNADALYGDLSQAQRESVMNRFRNKNLQFLVATDVAARGLDVNNITHVINYNLPKESESYVHRSGRTGRAGNTGISACIIQTKEIRNLKDFEKKIGKNFYRVMVPTGEEICEKQLFYFIEKIKKVVVNDKLMKKFLPEIQKNLEFFDKEELIKRFSWIGFNHFINYYKNSKDLNPVFYKQNYSSSYKKKKTFSKLFLNIGYKDNLTKLGLINLINQSVDNLNIYIGHIKILSNFSLFEVEKRYRNKILIGMSRINHLGRPISIEIKN